From the Leptolyngbya sp. O-77 genome, one window contains:
- a CDS encoding cysteine desulfurase family protein: protein MPHRPIYLDNHSTTPVDPRVVEAMLPYFTEYFGNASSTTHQYGWEAEAAVGRSRSILSTAINAAPEELIFTSGATEANNLAIKGVAESYFSQGQHLITLATEHSAVLDPCAYLESLGFEITRLGVQPDGLVDLAALEKAIRPDTILVSVMAANNEIGVLQPLAAIGAICHRHNVLFHTDAAQAIGKIPLDVQTMQIDLMSLTAHKVYGPKGIGALYVRRRNPRVQLAPQLHGGGHERGLRSGTLYVPQIVGFAKAVELALESREAEGARLAEMRDRLFSLIQPLGGVYLNGHPTQRLPGNLNLSIEGVDGQALLLALQSQIAVSSGAACSSTKIAPSHVLTAIGRSPDLAFTSLRFGIGRFTTETEIEQAGAAVVQAVQSLRSQRSISSAPA from the coding sequence ATGCCCCATCGCCCGATTTACCTGGACAATCACTCGACCACGCCTGTCGATCCGCGAGTGGTCGAGGCGATGCTGCCGTATTTCACGGAGTATTTTGGCAATGCGTCTAGCACGACACACCAGTACGGCTGGGAGGCAGAGGCGGCAGTGGGGCGATCGCGCTCCATTCTCTCCACCGCCATCAATGCCGCACCCGAAGAACTGATCTTTACCAGTGGTGCGACGGAAGCCAACAACCTGGCGATCAAGGGCGTGGCGGAATCTTACTTCTCCCAGGGGCAACACCTGATTACTCTGGCGACGGAACACAGCGCCGTCCTCGACCCCTGCGCCTATCTGGAATCGCTGGGGTTTGAGATCACGCGGCTGGGCGTGCAGCCCGATGGCTTGGTGGATCTGGCAGCGCTAGAAAAGGCGATCCGTCCTGACACGATCCTCGTGTCGGTGATGGCGGCGAACAACGAAATTGGCGTGCTGCAACCGCTGGCGGCGATTGGCGCAATCTGCCATCGCCACAACGTGCTGTTTCACACGGATGCGGCGCAGGCGATTGGCAAAATTCCGCTGGACGTGCAGACGATGCAGATTGACCTGATGTCGCTGACGGCCCACAAGGTCTACGGGCCGAAGGGCATTGGGGCGCTGTACGTGCGGCGACGCAACCCGCGTGTGCAGCTTGCGCCCCAGCTTCACGGCGGCGGGCATGAGCGGGGGCTGCGGTCGGGAACGCTGTATGTGCCGCAGATTGTGGGCTTTGCGAAGGCGGTGGAGCTGGCGCTGGAGAGTCGGGAAGCAGAGGGGGCAAGATTGGCGGAAATGCGCGATCGCCTCTTTTCCCTGATCCAGCCCCTTGGCGGCGTGTATCTCAACGGCCATCCCACCCAGCGGCTTCCTGGCAACCTGAACCTCAGCATCGAAGGCGTGGACGGCCAGGCGCTGCTGCTGGCGTTGCAGTCGCAAATCGCAGTTTCTTCCGGTGCGGCCTGTAGTTCCACAAAAATCGCCCCCTCCCATGTGCTGACGGCGATTGGGCGATCGCCCGACCTGGCCTTTACATCCCTGCGCTTTGGCATCGGCCGCTTTACCACAGAAACGGAGATTGAGCAGGCAGGTGCAGCCGTGGTGCAGGCAGTGCAGTCGTTGCGCTCCCAGCGTTCCATTTCCTCAGCCCCCGCCTAG
- a CDS encoding transketolase C-terminal domain-containing protein, whose protein sequence is MTATGATFPIDLSAYQKLTLDPAVPTLTADQKAALQANIQLCRDAIVFFTATGAAHGVGGHTGGPYDTVPEVMILDALFRGKPESFVPIFFDEAGHRVGTQYLMATLNGDLPAEQLMSYRLAHSKLPGHPELGLTPGVKFSSGRLGHMWPYVNGVAFANPGKTVFCLGSDGSQQEGNDAEAARLAVAQHLNVKLIIDDNDVTIAGHPSKYLPGYSVKRTLEGHGLKVLEVNGEDIDALYAAICEAVNTPGPIAVICKRPMCPGIEGLEGSNHGHDVISVKLAVSYLEKRGHAAAAAHLSSIQAPKNDYTFLGISSKWDSNRNVFGDAVNGVLAKMSETERKEKVLVVDSDLEGSCGLKKIHDAYPEVFIPSGIMERGNLSAAAGFGMEQGKQGIFATFAAFLEMCISEITMARLNYSNLLCHFSHSGIDDMADNTCHFGINNFFADNGLDDGYDTKLYFPADANQMKACVEAIFFDPGLRFIFSTRSKTPILLDSSGNELYGANYKFVPGKDEVVREGTAGYIVAVGDAVYRALDAVERLKQEGLDVGLINKSTLNVVDEDVMAKIGKSPFVVVVEAFNRRTGLGSRFGSWLLERGYTPKFAYYGTHEEGCGGLWEQFPHQGIDPVGIIDKVKKLV, encoded by the coding sequence ATGACTGCAACTGGCGCAACCTTCCCCATCGACCTCAGCGCATATCAAAAACTGACGCTTGATCCTGCCGTACCCACGCTCACAGCCGATCAAAAAGCGGCCCTCCAGGCTAATATCCAGCTTTGCCGAGATGCGATCGTGTTCTTCACCGCTACGGGTGCAGCCCACGGCGTTGGCGGTCACACGGGCGGCCCCTACGACACCGTGCCCGAAGTGATGATTTTGGACGCGCTGTTTCGTGGCAAGCCAGAGTCTTTTGTGCCAATTTTCTTCGACGAGGCAGGACACCGCGTCGGCACGCAATACCTGATGGCGACGCTGAATGGCGACCTACCCGCTGAGCAGCTTATGAGCTATCGCCTGGCCCATTCCAAACTGCCCGGCCACCCAGAACTGGGGCTAACACCCGGTGTCAAGTTCAGTTCTGGCCGTCTGGGGCATATGTGGCCCTACGTCAACGGTGTAGCTTTTGCAAATCCTGGCAAGACGGTCTTCTGCCTCGGCTCCGACGGCTCCCAGCAAGAAGGGAACGATGCGGAAGCGGCTCGCCTGGCGGTGGCGCAGCACCTCAACGTCAAGCTGATCATCGACGACAACGATGTCACCATTGCAGGACACCCCTCCAAGTACCTCCCCGGCTACAGCGTCAAGCGGACTCTGGAAGGGCACGGGTTGAAGGTGCTGGAGGTTAATGGTGAAGATATCGACGCGCTCTACGCCGCCATCTGCGAAGCCGTGAACACGCCCGGCCCAATCGCCGTTATTTGCAAGCGCCCCATGTGCCCCGGCATCGAAGGGTTAGAAGGCTCCAACCACGGGCACGACGTAATTTCGGTGAAACTGGCCGTGTCCTACCTGGAAAAGCGGGGCCATGCCGCCGCCGCTGCCCACCTCAGCAGCATCCAGGCTCCCAAGAATGACTACACCTTCCTGGGCATCAGCAGCAAGTGGGATTCCAACCGCAATGTGTTTGGCGACGCGGTAAATGGCGTGCTGGCCAAAATGAGCGAAACCGAGCGCAAGGAAAAAGTGCTGGTGGTCGATAGCGACCTGGAAGGCTCCTGCGGTCTGAAGAAAATTCACGATGCCTACCCGGAAGTGTTCATTCCCTCTGGCATCATGGAGCGGGGCAACCTGTCGGCAGCGGCGGGCTTTGGCATGGAACAGGGCAAGCAGGGCATCTTCGCCACCTTCGCCGCCTTCTTGGAAATGTGCATTTCCGAAATCACGATGGCGCGGCTGAACTACTCCAACCTGCTGTGCCATTTCTCGCACTCTGGCATCGACGACATGGCCGACAACACCTGCCACTTTGGGATTAACAACTTCTTTGCCGACAACGGGCTGGATGATGGCTATGATACCAAGCTCTATTTCCCCGCCGATGCCAACCAGATGAAGGCCTGCGTCGAGGCGATCTTCTTCGATCCGGGGCTGCGGTTTATTTTCTCTACCCGTTCCAAAACGCCGATTTTGCTAGACAGCAGCGGCAACGAACTCTACGGTGCCAACTACAAGTTTGTCCCCGGCAAAGATGAAGTCGTCCGGGAAGGCACGGCGGGCTACATTGTCGCCGTCGGGGATGCGGTCTATCGCGCCCTGGATGCCGTGGAGCGGCTGAAGCAAGAGGGACTGGACGTGGGGCTGATCAACAAGTCCACGCTGAATGTGGTGGATGAAGACGTAATGGCGAAGATTGGCAAGTCACCCTTTGTCGTGGTGGTAGAAGCCTTTAACCGCCGGACAGGGCTGGGCAGTCGCTTTGGGTCTTGGCTGCTAGAGCGGGGCTACACGCCGAAGTTCGCCTATTACGGCACGCACGAAGAGGGCTGTGGTGGCTTGTGGGAGCAGTTCCCCCATCAGGGCATTGACCCTGTGGGTATTATCGACAAAGTGAAAAAGCTGGTGTAG